The sequence CGCGCTCTGAGAATGGGGCTCTGGCATCAGGAGGCACGCAAGCGAGTTTGAGGGTCGGGGGAGAAATTGCCTGCTGTCTATAGGGCCAGCATATCCCCGTAGTCCCACCTGCAGCTGGGGTGGTGTGTGGGGGAAGCTCGGCTGTGCTTAACCCAGTGCCTCCCCTTGAATAACACGGGACATCATCAGTGGGGGCTGCATTCCCTGTTAGCTGGTTTTCTCCCCTTGGGAACACGGCTCATTCACGCAGGGGAGCCGGGGAGGGGAATCTCTCCTACAGCATCACCCCCCATTAGAGCTTTCCTGGGAGGAATGGGATATGGgtgggagtagggtgaccagatgtcctgattttatagggacagtcccaattttggggtctttttcttatataggctcctattaccccccgtcccctgtcctgatttttcacatttgctgtctggtcaccctagatgggaGGGATGGGGACTATTTTATAAGACCGGCTACGTATGTGTCACCATCGTCCTCTGCTGGACAGAGTCTGATCTACTCGAGGAATTGAGCAAAGCCACTGGTAAACCGAGTTCCAGTCACAGGCCAGGCTGTAAAAAGTCAAGGAGCGGGGGAATCATTTAAGGTGGTGAAGAAAACTCAGAGTTTGCCCTATTCTAGCACCTGCCGTTCACGGAGCGCCAAAGGTTTATTATTACTCAGCACGGAGACTGCCGTAGTACCTAACGGCCTCCTTCTGCCCTCTAGGTAAGATCCTGGACCGTCTGATCTGTGAGAACACGCCGCTCACCGTTCTAGAGCTGGGCACGTCCTGTGGTTACGCCACCATCCTCATGGCCCAGTGTCTGCCCATGGGTGCCCGGCTCTACACTGTGGAGATGGATCCACGCAATGCCGCAGTGGCCGAGAAGGTCATCCGCCTGGCGGGCTTCGACGAGGACACTGTGAGTAgctccctctccccagtgccTTCCATGGCCCGTCTCCCAGCTTGTTCTGAACTAGCCTCAGGAAAAAGAGCTGCCAGGAGAGAGAAGCTCTGGGGGCAGAACCCGGCAGCTTTTCTGCTCCAGCACCAGGGAGGCAGGAAGTGAAGGGTACAGCAGCTAGcatcagccccagccaggggaaTTGCAGGAGGGAGAACAGAATTCCTTGGCTCGGAATTTGGCCCAGACACTGGTTAACACCCAATCTCATAGCCTCACTTCCCCAGACTGTGTGATCTGAGTGCCAATTGCGTCCGGTCCCCCTGTGGTTTCAACTGGCAGAGCTACTCCTCTCCACTTCCTGTCTCAAACGGCCAAGCAGTGTTCCTGTTGGCTGTTGAACAAGCTGCTGAATTCTGCCCCAGAGACGGCTGCATTTTAAAGGCCCGATCCCAGGCTGGTTGGTGCCTCGGTTTGCACCGTGCGGTGGGATCCCGCAGGAGGGCCATGCTGTTCACTGGGGGGACCCCCCGCTGACTCTCCGCCTCTCCCCAGCGCAGGTGGAGCTGATTGTGGGCGCCTCGGAGGAGGTGATCCCGCAGCTGAAGGAGAAGCATGGCCTGCTCAAGGCCGACTTTGTCTTCATGGACCACTGGAAGCGCTGCTACCTGCGGGACCTGCAGCTGCTGGAGGCCCACGGCCTGCTGCTCGAGGGAGCCACCATCGTGGCCGACAACGTGGTCTTCCCCGGCgcaccccacttcctgcagtACGTCAAGACCTGTGGCAAGTACCAGTGCAAGATGCACAGGACCAGCCTGGAGTACTTCCGGGCCATCCCCGACGGCATGGCCGAACTCACCTACACTGGCCTGGACTGAGCGCTCGCGGCCAAGGTGGGGCTGCCAGGCTGGGCCTTGTCTTGCCCTGCCAGGAGTCCAGCCGGCGCTTCACCAGAGCTGAGGGGTGTCTGGGCTTGGGGGCTATGTAGAGCTGCACAAAGGCTGTGGCTGGGTGTGTGCCCACGTGCGTACAGCCTCGCCACACTGCCCCTGATCTGCACGTGAGCCCGTCTCTGCTCTGTGCGCATAGGGACAGATAAGGGTCTGTCTGTTCTCATTTCCACTGGCGTGAATCCAGAGCGACTCCAGAGTACTCTGCGTTCACACCAGCGGctgtgagatgagaatcaggtccacacAAGCTGCCCTGTTTGTGAAGGAACATGAGTCTCCCTGATGGGTCTGGTGCACTGTATGAACAAGTGGCGCATGCTCGCACACACCCAGGTTGCAGCCACCACTCATGCAGGTTTTGTTTGCCCCCAGTTCCTCCCCACCTTTCGCCCCGCTCCCATTGCTTCTGCCTTCATGCCTTCGCCTACACCTGGGACCCTCGGCCTAGCCCCTCACCCACGGGCATTAGGCCCCCTGCCACCATTTCAAATCCCTCCCCTAAACTTTCCCTTTCTTGAGATTTCAAGGACCAGAAGAAAGCCTGGCCCTTCCTCTGGGCCTCCTGTGGTGTCCTGGGGCAGGGCCTTTGTCTTTCCTGGGTTCCTGTGCAGTGCTGGGCTCACCCCCAGTGCGCAGCAAAGCGGCCGGCAGGGGGCATCCACCCTAGGAAGCAACACCTTTCCCCCTAATGACGCCaagctctcctgctctgcccccccacccccatgccagttACTACGAGCACCATTCATGTAGGGGGCAGCCGTTGTTACCCAGGGCCACTTGAACCCTATGGTTCAGCTGGGCTTGGGAGATGGGCCTGAGCAGAGAACATGGACTAGTGACTACACTCAGGAGAACCAGCCAAACAGCTGGCCTCCCTGGGCCAAGCAGGCCGGAGCGCATACGGCCCAGGCCACCAGAGAGGATGGCAGGAGGCCAGGGCTCTGTTTTTGGCTCCTGGGTTAAAAGGTTCCTGAACCCCATTTACAAAAAACAGACAGTAAAGCCAGAGGGACACATCTCCTCTCTCAGGCTTTAAAAGTCACTTCACCCTTCAGccacaatatttaaataagtcCCAAAATATCACCCTGTAACCTTAACTGTGACCACAGGAGATGGTGATACACAGCAGAGTTTAGAGTGAAATACGGACTGATCTATCGTAGATGGAAGGTGCTAAGCTCCTACAGTGCGGAAGGATGGTCCAGATGTTGGGGTGCTAATTTGGGACTTAGAGCCgagttcaatttcctgctctaccATGGACTTGCTTGGACTAGGTTCCACtttccccgtgcctcagttccccttctgtacaatgggaataattGCACTGCTGTTCCTAGGgtgtgtgaggataaatccattgtGGCTCGTGATGAGCTCAGATACTATTGTATCTTATAGATAAGACAGaatatatcatattgcctctatataaatccatggtacgcccacatcttgactaGTGCGTGCAGATGTAGTCgctccatctcagaaaagatatactggacttggaaaaggttcagaaatgggcaacaaaaatgataaggggtatgGAAGGGCTgttgtatgaggagagattaataagactgggacttttcagcttggaaaagagacgactaaggggggatatgatagaggtctataaaatcatgactggtgtgaagaaagtaaatcaggaagtgttattttctccttctcataacacaagaatgaggggtcaccaaatgaaattaacaggcagcagatttaaaacaaaccaaaggaagtattttttcgtACAACGCACAGTCGACCTGTGGAATTCCTGGCCggaggatggtgtgaaggccaagactgtcacagggttcaaaaaggaactagataaactcatggaagataggtccatcaatggctattagccagcatgggcagggatggtgtctctagcctgtttgccagcagctgggaatgggcaatggggATGGATGACtggacgattacctgttctgttcattcccactggggcacctggcattggccactgttggaagacaggatactgggctagatggatctttggtctgacccacgctggccggtcttatgttcttaacttggGGCAGATAAGTACCTTACCCGCTGCGCTGCCACTGAAAGCCCTTTGAAGTCTTTGGCTAAGTGCTAAGCATTTTCTGCACACTCTAGTGAGCCTTTTGAGATAGGACCGACCCAGCCCCACATCCATCCACCCCCCAGCTTTGAGTCTGGAGCCAACCTTGGTGTCTCTCCCCATCCTCTCTAATGGATGGAGCTAAACACCTGCCTTTGGGGCCAAACAGATCCCAAAGTGAGCTTTATTACTGGGGCCCATTGTGACGGGCACAAAAGGTAAATCTTTAGCGGTTAAAGAGACAGCAAaaaaacaaagcagattacctgagtaaataaacaaaagccacagactgagcttaacacacatccttaacacactagataggtaggatacaaattaacaaattctcaccctgagtgataaacaggcaagcagattcttaaggcacaaagttgccttggctttcccaggttttcttagcctgggaccatcacttcccacagttcagtctttgttcctcaggtgttttcaaCTGTGTTGTTGTAGACAGAGTGAGGACCCCTCATGttgtcattgtccctcttttatatcttccccCCACTTACTGAAAAgcttttttgctgtgacctgggtcaaacggCTCCCATTGTGTAGAGCTATCTGACCGGGGttaaacagttcccattgtgttgggctctctctgagaggtttctattacacacagttcctggggtaatccttgtgcttgtgtgcatttcctcaaccaaccactaacattgtttggcttcatggtcaatattcccagcttccgatacatgtatacaaattggatacacacattcagtaaattatgaCCTTTCCAATTATATCATATGAGACCCACCTTGCATAAAGTATCTCGTAGTATACCATATTcgtatcataaccatatttctgtTAAGAATATGGGATGTAACGTCACACCTGTATCTACACGACTCATGCACCTTGCTCCTGCCTCACAGCAATTGGGGCCTATCTCAGGGCATCCTGACTGCAAAGGCTGCTGACCAGATGTGACCGTGTGAGCCAACCCATGAGAAACATGTTGGTTTTGTCTGTTATTTGGACTGTAACAAAGCCACTGACAGGCCACTTATTGCTGAGCTAAACTGCCTGGTCGCCGAGGACTTCCTGGGCCCAGCGCGATAGAACTGAGCTATCTGACATTACACTGGGCTTGGTAAACTGCTCTCTGATGAGTCACTCTGGGAATGAAATGATGGGTGAGCATCCCGGTTACTCTCCATTAGGTGAAATGAGAACTGCTCCTTGGGTCACCGGCACTATGCAGGGAGGCTCCCCTTTATATGAAGTGACAGAGACTCTCTCTTACTAAATATacgtacagcacccagcacactggggcctTAATCTTGGgtgggcttctaggtgctactgtaatactactaataaaaaaCCTCAAAGAATTGTTTTGAAGTGTTATTTATTGGAAAACCCCAAATTTCTGTGAGAGCCAGAGACGCACAAAGCCAGCCCCGGCTGCTCTGTCCCACCCTGGCCGTCCCGTGATCCCATGTAGAGCTGTATGTTAACAGTAGCTGCCCTGGCACAGGCCAGGTGGTAACGTGGGCAGGTGCCGAGACCGAAAGCTTCTCTCCAGCTGGCTCCGTTGTGGGGCGAGAGGCTGAGCCAGATTCTGTTCCATGCACTGTTCACAAAATAATCACGAGACAGACGGCAGTGGGGACACTTCCCTAACCAGGGC is a genomic window of Natator depressus isolate rNatDep1 chromosome 1, rNatDep2.hap1, whole genome shotgun sequence containing:
- the LOC141981064 gene encoding transmembrane O-methyltransferase homolog, yielding MVSPAVALAFIPFLVTLIIRYRHYFLLFYRAVLVRRLQDCLTGISREERAFQYVLTHAIPGDPHHILETFDQWCYHCEYLSNVGPHKGKILDRLICENTPLTVLELGTSCGYATILMAQCLPMGARLYTVEMDPRNAAVAEKVIRLAGFDEDTVELIVGASEEVIPQLKEKHGLLKADFVFMDHWKRCYLRDLQLLEAHGLLLEGATIVADNVVFPGAPHFLQYVKTCGKYQCKMHRTSLEYFRAIPDGMAELTYTGLD